A stretch of the uncultured Desulfobacter sp. genome encodes the following:
- a CDS encoding sulfotransferase domain-containing protein, protein MDQNNRPPSFFFITGVPKSGTTWMQMLLNTHQNIFCRPEDKFSAILNGLPNFLKSYNNLLDETNKKTAQQKEIFYYNQDDVLNCFKFLVTQALSKPQTSRLPVIAAGTKDNAIINQAGLYKKLFPEAKFICIVRNPKDIAVSSWFHNLRVETNFHERSGGDLAAWAQTVATNWNTCILNLSHEFKGADNQLIWVRYEDLLLDAIPTMASVFTFIGVPTDRAEVARVIDQNRFDKLAQGREAGNEDRTSFFRKGVSGDYKNHLTPEIWKEVTRDAHEVMRELRYEP, encoded by the coding sequence ATGGATCAGAATAACAGACCACCCTCTTTTTTTTTTATCACAGGCGTTCCCAAATCCGGCACAACGTGGATGCAAATGCTACTCAATACCCATCAAAATATTTTCTGCCGACCTGAGGATAAATTCTCTGCAATATTAAATGGGCTACCAAACTTCCTCAAGAGTTATAACAACCTTTTAGACGAGACAAACAAAAAGACAGCCCAACAAAAGGAAATATTTTACTATAATCAAGATGATGTACTAAACTGTTTCAAGTTTCTTGTAACTCAAGCCCTATCAAAACCCCAAACATCCAGACTACCAGTTATTGCTGCAGGTACCAAAGACAATGCAATCATAAACCAAGCCGGGCTATATAAAAAACTGTTCCCTGAAGCTAAATTCATCTGCATTGTACGAAATCCCAAAGATATTGCGGTTTCAAGCTGGTTTCATAATTTAAGGGTGGAAACTAATTTTCATGAAAGATCAGGAGGGGATCTTGCCGCATGGGCCCAAACCGTTGCCACAAACTGGAACACCTGCATTCTGAACTTAAGCCATGAATTCAAAGGTGCTGACAATCAATTAATCTGGGTCCGATATGAAGACCTTCTTTTGGACGCAATTCCCACTATGGCATCTGTATTTACCTTCATTGGCGTCCCCACAGACCGGGCAGAAGTAGCAAGAGTGATTGACCAAAATCGGTTTGACAAACTTGCCCAGGGTAGAGAAGCAGGCAACGAGGATCGAACAAGTTTTTTCAGAAAAGGCGTTTCAGGCGATTATAAAAATCATCTGACCCCTGAAATTTGGAAGGAAGTTACCAGGGACGCTCATGAGGTGATGCGAGAACTTCGTTATGAACCATAA
- a CDS encoding class I SAM-dependent methyltransferase, with protein sequence MDQTKPKGAGKSSFELINTQILKKMLSIQPGSVILDLACGKGLYSLFLSQLTGPTGLVYAVDLWEDGLRMLEEDALQRDEANISTIKADATKEIDIDAYSLDICLMATVLHDFKEMNADQTVLKQVLNLLKPGGFLAVIEFKKMDGPPGPPEHIRLSQEETEKLVTDVGFKKINAAELGPYNYVVLFKSKE encoded by the coding sequence ATGGACCAGACAAAACCCAAAGGTGCCGGCAAAAGCAGCTTTGAACTGATTAACACACAGATTTTGAAAAAGATGCTGTCAATTCAACCGGGATCAGTGATTCTGGATCTGGCCTGTGGAAAAGGACTGTATTCACTATTTCTATCGCAGCTTACTGGGCCCACCGGCCTGGTTTATGCCGTGGACCTCTGGGAGGATGGGCTTCGGATGTTGGAAGAGGATGCGTTGCAAAGGGATGAAGCCAATATTTCAACCATCAAGGCGGATGCCACCAAGGAAATAGACATCGATGCATATAGCTTGGATATATGCCTGATGGCCACCGTACTGCATGACTTCAAGGAGATGAACGCTGACCAGACTGTCTTAAAACAGGTTCTCAATCTTCTTAAACCCGGGGGATTCCTGGCTGTCATCGAATTCAAAAAAATGGATGGCCCTCCCGGTCCGCCGGAACATATACGCCTGTCCCAGGAAGAAACGGAAAAACTGGTCACTGACGTAGGATTTAAAAAGATAAATGCTGCGGAACTCGGCCCTTATAATTATGTGGTATTGTTTAAATCAAAGGAATAA
- a CDS encoding Hsp20/alpha crystallin family protein, which translates to MTDTKDIAKTESKAIEKTRELRTATPSVDIYENENEILLFADMPGVNKDDVTVNIENGKLSISGVRRLDRQGVSNWEEFVDVEYVRSFSIPQTINVEDVAAKLKDGVLTLHLPKSEAAKPRQIEIKAA; encoded by the coding sequence ATGACCGACACAAAAGATATCGCCAAAACCGAAAGCAAGGCCATTGAGAAAACCCGTGAACTGAGGACTGCCACCCCGTCAGTGGACATTTATGAAAATGAAAACGAAATCCTGCTCTTTGCAGATATGCCGGGAGTCAATAAAGATGATGTCACAGTAAACATTGAAAACGGCAAGCTCTCCATCTCCGGTGTTCGCCGACTTGATCGCCAGGGGGTGTCAAACTGGGAGGAATTTGTGGACGTTGAATATGTCAGAAGTTTTTCCATCCCCCAAACCATTAACGTAGAAGATGTAGCGGCTAAACTCAAAGATGGGGTCCTCACCCTTCATCTGCCCAAGTCCGAAGCCGCCAAACCCAGACAGATCGAAATCAAAGCGGCTTAG
- a CDS encoding Hsp20/alpha crystallin family protein codes for MFARMNEIDRMFGAMDLLRTKMDRLFNEVDRPYLHGPAFTLGSNSPRTNLMENGDNFEVRAELPGISKDDINIKIQGNYLEISGKRAIETPEGYKAHRNERSATTFSRSFTLPDEVDAEKVDATLKDGVLYLTLPKSEAAKPRQITIN; via the coding sequence ATGTTTGCAAGAATGAATGAAATCGACAGAATGTTTGGGGCCATGGATCTGCTCCGCACCAAAATGGACAGACTCTTCAACGAAGTGGACAGACCTTACCTGCATGGACCGGCATTTACCCTGGGGTCCAATTCACCCAGGACCAACCTGATGGAGAACGGTGATAACTTTGAAGTCCGGGCAGAACTTCCCGGCATATCAAAGGATGACATCAATATTAAAATCCAAGGCAATTACCTTGAAATCAGCGGGAAACGCGCTATTGAGACACCCGAAGGGTATAAGGCCCACAGGAATGAAAGGTCTGCCACCACGTTCTCACGCAGCTTTACCCTGCCCGATGAGGTTGATGCGGAAAAAGTTGATGCAACACTTAAAGACGGCGTTTTGTACCTGACTCTGCCCAAATCAGAGGCAGCCAAACCCAGACAGATCACAATTAACTAA
- a CDS encoding sigma-54 dependent transcriptional regulator: MAKILIIDDDDQLRISFSKLLTEEDYDVVSAASGEAGIEIVKTMPLDLVILDVRLPGMNGLETFKEIKKLDATLPAIIVTAFGTTDTAIEATKAGAFDYLLKPFDIPEMLKLITQAIDAGYCMRTPVHVDAEPATYSPDAIVGQSPGMQKVYKTIGRVAQTDATVLIQGESGTGKELVSRAVYQHGIRSDKNFSIINCVAIPENLLESELFGFEKGAFTGAARRHIGKIEQADGGTVFLDEIGDMPISIQAKILRLLQERCIERLGGDETIPVDVRIIAATNRDLKAAIAQGLFREDLYFRLKVVTIELPPLRDRLEDIQPLTAHYLERFSHELKIDNPGIREEALDLLKTYEWPGNVRELANLIHKALIFNRGNPLSVSDLSQIIRKQETPGEISQGSNQEETIRQWVHSCLSHPSNDHSFEFFSDTICAMAVEEALKISNGNRSQAARLLDISRPTLHAKIDKYGINTISSTQVIR; the protein is encoded by the coding sequence ATGGCAAAGATTCTGATCATTGACGACGACGATCAGCTGAGAATCAGTTTTTCCAAACTTCTCACCGAAGAGGACTATGACGTGGTGTCTGCGGCTTCCGGAGAGGCCGGTATTGAAATCGTCAAAACAATGCCTCTGGATCTGGTGATTCTGGATGTACGCCTGCCGGGCATGAACGGACTTGAAACATTTAAAGAAATAAAAAAACTGGATGCCACCCTGCCGGCCATTATTGTCACGGCATTCGGCACCACGGACACCGCCATTGAAGCCACCAAGGCCGGCGCCTTTGATTATCTGCTCAAGCCCTTTGACATTCCTGAAATGCTCAAGCTGATTACCCAGGCCATTGATGCAGGCTATTGCATGCGCACCCCGGTGCATGTGGATGCCGAACCTGCGACCTATTCTCCGGATGCCATTGTGGGCCAGAGTCCCGGCATGCAAAAAGTATATAAAACCATCGGCCGTGTGGCCCAGACCGATGCCACCGTGCTGATCCAGGGTGAATCGGGTACCGGTAAGGAACTGGTGTCCAGGGCCGTGTACCAGCACGGTATACGGTCAGATAAAAACTTTTCCATCATCAACTGCGTGGCCATCCCGGAAAATCTTCTGGAAAGCGAGTTATTCGGTTTTGAAAAAGGGGCATTTACCGGTGCGGCGCGACGGCATATCGGCAAAATTGAGCAGGCGGACGGCGGTACGGTGTTCCTGGATGAAATCGGGGACATGCCCATTTCCATCCAGGCCAAAATTCTGCGCCTGCTCCAGGAAAGATGCATTGAGCGGCTGGGCGGCGATGAAACCATACCTGTGGACGTACGCATCATTGCCGCAACCAACAGAGATCTTAAAGCCGCTATTGCCCAGGGACTTTTTAGAGAAGATCTCTATTTCCGCCTCAAAGTCGTCACCATTGAACTGCCGCCCCTCAGGGATCGTCTGGAAGATATCCAACCCCTGACCGCCCATTATCTGGAACGATTCTCCCATGAACTGAAAATCGACAACCCCGGCATCAGGGAAGAGGCCCTGGACCTTTTGAAAACATACGAATGGCCGGGCAATGTCAGAGAACTTGCCAACCTGATCCACAAGGCCCTGATCTTTAACCGCGGTAACCCCTTGTCAGTCAGCGACCTAAGCCAGATTATCCGAAAACAGGAAACCCCGGGAGAAATTTCCCAGGGTTCAAACCAGGAAGAGACTATCCGTCAATGGGTCCATAGCTGCCTGTCCCACCCATCCAATGATCACAGTTTTGAATTTTTTTCAGATACCATTTGCGCCATGGCCGTGGAAGAAGCGTTGAAAATCTCAAACGGTAATCGCTCCCAGGCGGCCCGGCTTTTGGACATATCCCGGCCTACGCTGCATGCCAAAATAGACAAATACGGAATCAACACCATTTCATCCACCCAGGTTATCCGATAG
- a CDS encoding ATP-binding protein translates to MSLRQRVYLANAVLLGITVMGSIAMIWYTYKTENLFTGIVARHIPMYQAAEALETSLLNQKGYLSYYLLDKNPEWLRQLADFKQDFESQLARAKPLVTESWEKQDLCRIESVYATYITAKDRALSLYEKGDPGAGAALHREVRANFFRIYELCEKFKAAHKKAIDVTVEDSRADAKNLRYIGLLAIVTVVLLSLLINYIFTRHILEPIRKLAAEADHLGEGRVSGNELAALKSSVHGLIENAEQTHAELVRSRESLMQSEKMALVGQLAAGTAHSIRNPLTSIKMRLFSLGRSTKLSQDQQENISVISTEIGQINKILENFLEFSRPPKLTMKAQSPSLVVDNTLRLLEQRLKSYGVMVQVVRSAPLDDVLLDAGQFKEVLANIIINACEAMDKGGRITISETMDNINTDRDTAVIRIQDTGPGIPASIQDEVFNPFFTTKDDGTGLGLSICFNIISEHGGCLVLDSQEGKGACFTITLPAGEDVHGKDSDH, encoded by the coding sequence ATGAGCCTGAGACAACGGGTATATCTTGCCAATGCCGTACTTTTAGGAATAACGGTCATGGGCAGCATTGCCATGATCTGGTATACCTATAAAACGGAAAATCTGTTCACCGGTATTGTAGCAAGGCATATTCCCATGTATCAGGCCGCCGAGGCCCTTGAAACCTCTTTGCTCAACCAGAAAGGGTATCTATCCTATTATCTTCTGGATAAAAACCCTGAATGGCTCAGGCAGCTGGCTGACTTTAAACAAGATTTCGAAAGCCAGCTGGCCCGGGCCAAGCCTCTGGTCACCGAAAGTTGGGAAAAGCAGGATCTATGCCGGATTGAATCCGTGTACGCCACGTATATTACGGCCAAGGACAGGGCGCTGAGCTTATATGAAAAGGGCGACCCGGGTGCAGGGGCCGCCCTCCATCGTGAAGTCAGGGCAAATTTTTTCAGAATTTATGAGCTTTGTGAAAAATTTAAAGCTGCACATAAAAAGGCCATAGACGTTACCGTGGAAGATAGCCGTGCCGATGCCAAAAATTTACGCTATATCGGCCTTCTGGCCATTGTCACGGTGGTGTTGCTCAGCCTTTTGATCAATTATATTTTTACCCGCCACATCCTGGAACCCATCCGGAAACTTGCGGCAGAAGCAGATCATCTAGGCGAAGGCCGGGTGTCCGGCAACGAACTGGCAGCATTGAAAAGCAGTGTCCACGGCTTAATTGAAAATGCCGAACAGACCCATGCCGAACTTGTACGAAGCCGGGAGTCTTTGATGCAGTCCGAAAAAATGGCCCTGGTAGGTCAACTTGCCGCAGGGACCGCTCATTCCATCAGAAATCCTTTAACCTCCATTAAAATGAGGTTGTTTTCCCTGGGCCGGTCCACCAAGCTGTCCCAGGACCAGCAGGAGAACATCAGTGTAATTTCAACAGAAATCGGGCAGATCAATAAAATTCTAGAAAATTTTCTGGAATTTTCCAGACCGCCAAAATTAACCATGAAGGCACAAAGTCCGTCCCTAGTAGTGGATAATACGTTGCGCCTGCTGGAACAACGGTTAAAATCATACGGGGTAATGGTCCAAGTCGTTCGCAGCGCACCTTTGGACGATGTGCTGCTGGACGCGGGCCAGTTCAAAGAGGTTCTTGCCAATATTATTATCAATGCCTGTGAAGCCATGGACAAAGGTGGCCGGATCACCATCAGCGAAACCATGGACAATATCAATACAGACAGGGACACGGCAGTGATACGAATCCAGGATACCGGGCCCGGTATTCCCGCATCTATCCAGGACGAAGTGTTCAACCCGTTTTTCACCACAAAAGACGACGGAACAGGGTTGGGGTTGAGCATCTGTTTTAATATTATCAGCGAGCATGGCGGTTGCCTGGTGCTGGACAGCCAGGAGGGCAAGGGAGCCTGTTTCACGATTACGCTGCCTGCAGGGGAGGATGTCCATGGCAAAGATTCTGATCATTGA
- a CDS encoding response regulator, translating to MVKIPVKILIVDDEKDFVEMFSLRLTGQGEKVSTAYSGQEALDLLEKTEIDVVILDIRMPGMDGIETLKKIKAGYPLVEVIMLTGHGSTETAVEGMKEGAFDYLMKPADFEDISEKLANAWKRKDEQEERIRKAEARLLLRRSGDI from the coding sequence ATGGTAAAAATACCGGTAAAAATCTTGATCGTTGATGATGAAAAAGATTTTGTAGAGATGTTTTCCCTGCGCCTGACCGGGCAAGGGGAAAAGGTATCTACCGCCTATTCAGGACAAGAGGCCCTTGACCTGCTTGAAAAAACAGAAATCGACGTAGTGATCCTGGATATCCGCATGCCCGGCATGGACGGCATAGAGACCTTGAAAAAAATCAAGGCCGGTTATCCCCTGGTGGAAGTGATCATGCTCACCGGACATGGCTCCACGGAGACGGCTGTGGAAGGCATGAAGGAAGGCGCCTTTGATTACCTGATGAAGCCGGCTGATTTTGAGGATATCAGTGAAAAACTGGCCAATGCCTGGAAGCGGAAAGACGAACAGGAAGAACGTATCCGCAAGGCTGAAGCCCGGTTGCTGCTGAGGCGCTCCGGCGATATTTAA
- a CDS encoding ATP-binding protein, whose product MEINTLENDTGKVVRVLLVDDEDSFRKAIARRLERRNMVVNQAPDGASCLEYLGANEADVVVLDMKMPGMSGIETFKAINKYHPGLQVIFLTGNAAVTEGVEGIKAGAFDYLSKPIEIDHLAGKIRQAWELKRLEAARERDKIFRRRLEKRMIHTQRLASLGTMSTGIAHEINNPLAIIKESAGFMRMVLEKSDQLSEKEMLFKGLEKIEKSVDRARRITHQLLGYVRKHGHELTPVDIRQLTEDTVVLIKQKTQAKKVTVQWDTEPEHQMLMHTDPFQARQVLINLLENAVDAVETGGQIWLSLYREDQTVCLEVRDNGSGITPENMEKIFDPFFTTKPNVSENESGTGLGLFVVHKIMTGLSGSIHVDSEPGQGTTFTICLPEWHAK is encoded by the coding sequence ATGGAAATCAATACCTTAGAAAATGATACCGGCAAAGTTGTCCGTGTGCTGCTGGTAGATGATGAAGACAGCTTTAGAAAAGCCATTGCCCGGCGTCTGGAGCGACGAAATATGGTTGTCAACCAGGCGCCGGACGGGGCATCCTGCCTGGAATATCTTGGTGCCAATGAAGCTGATGTGGTGGTGCTGGATATGAAGATGCCCGGTATGTCTGGGATAGAGACCTTTAAGGCCATCAACAAGTACCACCCGGGCCTGCAGGTAATTTTCCTGACCGGAAACGCTGCGGTAACTGAAGGGGTCGAAGGGATCAAGGCCGGTGCCTTTGACTACCTGTCCAAACCCATTGAGATCGACCACCTGGCCGGAAAAATCCGTCAGGCCTGGGAACTCAAACGCCTGGAAGCAGCCCGGGAACGGGATAAAATCTTCAGGCGGCGTCTGGAAAAACGCATGATTCACACCCAGCGTTTAGCCTCCCTTGGCACCATGTCCACAGGCATTGCCCATGAAATCAACAACCCGTTGGCCATTATCAAGGAGTCAGCCGGATTCATGCGCATGGTGCTGGAGAAATCGGACCAGCTTTCAGAAAAGGAAATGCTTTTCAAAGGACTTGAAAAAATAGAAAAAAGCGTGGACAGGGCCAGGCGGATCACGCACCAGCTGCTGGGCTATGTGCGCAAACACGGTCATGAACTCACCCCGGTGGATATCCGTCAGCTTACCGAGGATACCGTGGTGTTGATCAAACAGAAAACACAGGCTAAAAAGGTAACGGTACAATGGGATACCGAGCCTGAACATCAGATGCTGATGCACACCGATCCGTTCCAGGCACGCCAGGTATTGATCAATCTATTAGAAAACGCGGTGGATGCCGTGGAGACCGGCGGGCAGATTTGGCTTTCCCTTTACCGGGAGGATCAAACGGTCTGCCTTGAAGTCCGGGATAACGGCAGCGGCATTACACCGGAAAATATGGAAAAAATATTTGATCCTTTTTTCACCACCAAGCCCAATGTGTCTGAAAATGAATCCGGCACCGGACTTGGGCTGTTTGTGGTGCACAAGATCATGACCGGACTGTCAGGCAGCATCCATGTGGATTCAGAACCCGGACAGGGCACCACGTTTACGATCTGCCTGCCTGAATGGCATGCTAAATAA
- a CDS encoding DASS family sodium-coupled anion symporter produces the protein MIFKSSGFKLVVAVLIGVIVFILPRPEGTKFKLSGTGADQLSGAVSQYFSSQETAPGKPVILTAKAPGTEQARVQYLADQAKEMGLSEVNVDYVDGLSPKAKRFLSVLAVLVILFVVEPIPLEITAVLIGASLVFLGITDVKGAWAPYMHPVVIFIMCCLIFAIALDKVGLTKRLGYYIIKKAGNSVTKFTFIIAMGLGISSSFMHDAAACAIGIVTMLPLMRAVGIEPNTNTAKFMMLSLPFACSCGGMGTLVGGGRCMVSAAFLKEFTGIEITFFEWIKYCMPAAIICVPVAVLVTYFIYRPDPKFKLPDFDEDLGPMTAAEKKALIIIAISFVSWLTKGIHGFHYSITGMVGVACLVLFGVLKWRDINDNLEWGTALFIFGGGISLGLAMGYSGAADYFANLFFPLIQGKGWLVLFVGVAVFGALVTNAMANVAAAALILPIVIPMAQLEGVNPTILALGLGMATSFAMLLVIGCPPNAIAYSYKYFKSSDLTKLGLVATPTLLLILVGVVCTWWKILGLI, from the coding sequence ATGATATTCAAATCGAGCGGATTCAAACTGGTGGTAGCAGTGTTGATAGGTGTAATCGTGTTTATTCTGCCCAGGCCGGAAGGAACAAAATTTAAACTTTCCGGCACTGGTGCAGACCAGTTAAGTGGGGCAGTTAGTCAATATTTTTCAAGCCAGGAAACAGCACCGGGAAAACCGGTTATTCTGACAGCCAAGGCCCCCGGCACCGAACAGGCCCGGGTGCAGTATCTTGCCGACCAGGCCAAGGAAATGGGCCTTTCAGAGGTTAATGTGGATTATGTGGATGGATTGAGCCCCAAAGCCAAACGGTTCTTATCCGTACTTGCGGTGCTGGTCATCTTGTTTGTGGTGGAGCCCATTCCCCTTGAAATCACGGCAGTGCTTATTGGCGCCTCCCTTGTTTTCCTGGGCATTACCGATGTAAAAGGGGCATGGGCACCCTACATGCATCCGGTTGTTATTTTCATCATGTGTTGCCTGATCTTTGCCATTGCCCTGGACAAAGTTGGGCTGACAAAACGCCTGGGGTATTATATTATTAAGAAAGCGGGCAATTCCGTAACAAAGTTCACCTTTATCATTGCCATGGGTTTGGGGATTTCATCCTCTTTCATGCATGATGCAGCCGCCTGTGCCATCGGCATTGTGACCATGCTGCCGTTGATGCGGGCCGTGGGTATTGAGCCCAATACCAATACAGCAAAATTCATGATGCTGTCCCTGCCCTTTGCCTGTTCCTGCGGTGGCATGGGAACCTTAGTGGGTGGTGGACGGTGCATGGTCTCTGCTGCATTTTTAAAGGAGTTCACCGGTATTGAAATCACATTTTTTGAATGGATCAAGTATTGTATGCCGGCAGCCATTATCTGTGTGCCTGTTGCTGTGTTGGTCACCTACTTTATTTACCGGCCCGATCCTAAATTCAAGCTGCCTGATTTTGATGAGGATTTAGGTCCCATGACAGCAGCCGAGAAAAAAGCATTGATCATCATTGCCATCTCCTTTGTATCCTGGCTCACCAAGGGCATCCACGGTTTTCACTACTCCATTACCGGTATGGTGGGCGTGGCCTGCCTGGTGCTGTTCGGTGTCTTGAAATGGCGGGACATCAATGACAACCTGGAATGGGGGACTGCCCTGTTTATTTTCGGTGGCGGTATTTCTTTAGGTCTTGCCATGGGATACTCCGGGGCTGCGGATTATTTTGCCAACCTGTTCTTCCCGCTGATCCAGGGTAAGGGCTGGCTGGTGCTCTTTGTGGGTGTGGCCGTATTCGGGGCTCTTGTTACCAATGCCATGGCCAATGTGGCGGCAGCGGCGTTAATTCTGCCCATTGTTATCCCCATGGCCCAGTTAGAAGGCGTCAACCCGACCATCCTGGCCTTAGGCCTTGGTATGGCCACATCTTTTGCCATGCTGCTGGTCATCGGTTGTCCGCCCAATGCTATTGCCTATTCATACAAGTACTTTAAATCCTCGGATCTGACTAAACTGGGTCTTGTGGCCACACCAACCCTGCTTTTGATCCTGGTGGGCGTGGTATGTACATGGTGGAAGATTTTGGGTCTAATATAG
- a CDS encoding response regulator: MKDTPLPHTRLLLVDDEKGFVDVLTNRLGRRGIKAVKAYSGAQALRALREARFDVMVLDLKMEDMDGIEVLKIVKKMAPDLPVIILTGHGSRTAAEDGMTLGAFDYLTKPCELKELMEKISLARQAKTNRTEK, from the coding sequence ATGAAAGACACCCCTTTACCCCATACCCGGCTGCTTTTGGTGGATGACGAAAAAGGATTTGTGGATGTGCTGACCAACCGGCTAGGCCGCCGGGGCATCAAAGCCGTCAAAGCCTATTCCGGTGCCCAAGCGCTGCGGGCCCTTCGGGAAGCCAGATTCGATGTAATGGTCCTGGATCTGAAGATGGAAGACATGGACGGCATTGAGGTGTTGAAAATTGTCAAGAAAATGGCCCCGGATCTGCCGGTGATCATTTTAACCGGACACGGTTCGAGAACAGCCGCAGAGGACGGTATGACATTAGGTGCTTTTGATTACCTGACAAAGCCCTGCGAACTTAAAGAATTAATGGAAAAAATCAGCCTGGCACGGCAGGCCAAAACCAATAGAACGGAGAAATAA
- a CDS encoding response regulator — protein sequence MKLLFVDDEKAFLDTLIKRLEKRELKADAVYDGQSAINFMSEHTNTDVVVLDVKMPGMDGLETLQAIKNLNPLVEVIMLTGHATVDNAIKGMKRGAFDYLMKPCNLEELIAKIEEAATKKFKHEEKIMEARAKEITGRMV from the coding sequence ATGAAACTTTTATTTGTCGATGATGAGAAAGCCTTTCTGGACACTTTGATTAAACGGCTCGAAAAACGTGAGCTCAAAGCGGACGCCGTTTACGACGGCCAGTCAGCCATAAACTTTATGTCTGAACACACCAACACGGATGTGGTGGTCCTTGACGTGAAGATGCCCGGCATGGACGGCCTTGAAACACTTCAGGCCATTAAAAACTTAAATCCGCTGGTGGAAGTGATCATGCTCACGGGCCATGCCACAGTTGACAATGCCATTAAAGGGATGAAACGCGGCGCATTTGACTACCTGATGAAGCCCTGTAATCTCGAAGAGCTCATCGCAAAGATTGAAGAGGCGGCGACGAAAAAATTCAAACACGAGGAAAAAATCATGGAGGCCAGGGCCAAAGAAATCACAGGCCGCATGGTCTAG